In a single window of the Pseudodesulfovibrio profundus genome:
- a CDS encoding cobaltochelatase CobT-related protein produces MHVWNTFEDWRVEHRLARLFPGCRQNFNWLIQHLFGNDSEQRTDPAMAVLNWLLLSVRAWDVPALNDQRDQVGAFVEAHYPGLVARLNHVLKKVRMYCDSTQDCILYAREVVSILKDKAAPKPPQNGDSKTERSTKNGKPDGFPSEVSRRMLENLLNVDGNELPFDLGDRLADSLNRETPPDLNESLRVARVGMKATKPIDAEDVAAIKRASNALRTQLQGLLQSSVFTRSKVGRHGRLDARQLHRLSVADARVFKRDGQRVGINTAVHILLDCSGSMRRRIKLTTQVCYAVAAALDAIDGINVGVTAFPAGTPTDGGNRNDYCPTVCPVMGHGERIHTNFAVSATGCTPLGEALWWTLQQVVPLSESRKVVLILTDGDPDSLKVALDAIEEGRRFGVEIYGLGIMSEAITKILPNHSRTINELSELAPAMFGMLRSALIK; encoded by the coding sequence ATGCACGTCTGGAACACCTTTGAAGATTGGCGCGTTGAGCATCGGTTAGCTCGGCTGTTCCCTGGATGTAGGCAGAACTTCAACTGGCTTATTCAACATCTGTTCGGCAATGACAGCGAGCAGAGAACTGATCCGGCAATGGCCGTCCTCAATTGGCTGCTGTTGTCAGTCCGTGCTTGGGATGTACCTGCATTGAATGACCAGCGTGACCAGGTAGGCGCATTCGTCGAAGCCCATTATCCCGGTTTGGTCGCACGATTGAACCATGTTCTGAAAAAGGTCCGTATGTACTGCGATTCAACCCAGGATTGCATTTTGTACGCAAGAGAGGTCGTTTCCATCCTTAAGGACAAAGCGGCTCCAAAACCCCCGCAAAATGGGGACTCGAAGACAGAAAGATCGACGAAAAACGGTAAGCCTGATGGATTCCCTTCAGAGGTCTCAAGGCGGATGCTGGAAAACCTGCTGAATGTCGATGGAAATGAACTGCCGTTCGATCTTGGCGACAGATTGGCCGACAGCTTAAATAGGGAAACGCCGCCTGATTTGAATGAGTCGTTGCGGGTGGCACGAGTCGGCATGAAGGCGACGAAACCTATCGATGCTGAAGATGTTGCTGCTATAAAAAGAGCATCAAATGCCTTGCGAACGCAGCTTCAAGGGCTGCTTCAGTCGTCGGTGTTTACACGAAGCAAGGTTGGTCGTCATGGCCGATTGGATGCACGGCAATTGCATCGATTATCGGTGGCAGATGCTCGAGTCTTCAAACGGGATGGTCAACGTGTCGGGATCAATACCGCCGTGCACATCTTGCTGGATTGCTCTGGCTCCATGCGACGGCGAATAAAGCTGACGACGCAGGTCTGCTATGCTGTAGCTGCTGCTTTGGATGCTATCGACGGAATCAACGTGGGAGTGACGGCATTCCCCGCTGGTACACCAACAGACGGAGGCAATCGGAATGATTATTGTCCTACGGTTTGTCCCGTCATGGGTCATGGAGAACGGATACACACCAACTTCGCCGTAAGTGCCACCGGCTGCACCCCGCTTGGCGAGGCTCTTTGGTGGACTTTACAGCAGGTAGTGCCGCTCTCCGAATCCAGAAAGGTTGTCCTTATCCTAACGGATGGAGATCCCGATTCCTTGAAAGTGGCACTTGATGCCATTGAGGAAGGTAGGCGCTTTGGCGTCGAGATCTACGGCCTGGGCATCATGTCTGAAGCCATCACAAAAATCCTTCCTAATCATAGTCGTACTATCAACGAGTTATCCGAATTGGCTCCCGCCATGTTTGGAATGCTTCGTAGTGCGTTGATCAAATAA
- a CDS encoding AAA family ATPase has translation MSEILKELQALQPADHDAGEVFSGKKSKRTVRGFASASSFTPEPSPEYLFHDSSRDAVVWFMDSSDPLYVFGPAGSGKTSLIKQLAAKLNYPVFDITGHGRLEFPDMVGHLTVEDSNMSFQYGPLALAMKFGGLFLLNEIDLLDPATAAGLNGILDGDPLCIPENGGEVIKPHPLFRFAATANTNGTSDETGLYQGTLRQNLAFMDRFWLCEIGYPKPKDERELLHRKASRLPKEVRTKMVEYANEVRKLFMGEADGNYRDTIEVTFSTRTLIRWADLTVRFQPLARQGIQPVTYALDRALGYRATPETRTVLHELAQRFFPQENKE, from the coding sequence ATGAGTGAAATTCTGAAAGAACTACAAGCTCTGCAACCCGCAGACCACGATGCCGGTGAAGTCTTCAGCGGCAAAAAGTCCAAGCGCACAGTGCGGGGATTTGCATCCGCTTCTTCGTTCACCCCGGAGCCAAGTCCAGAGTACTTGTTCCACGACTCCAGTCGTGATGCTGTGGTCTGGTTCATGGACTCATCTGATCCGCTCTATGTCTTCGGTCCCGCAGGGAGTGGCAAAACCAGCCTGATCAAACAGCTCGCGGCGAAGCTCAATTATCCCGTATTCGACATTACCGGACACGGACGTTTGGAGTTTCCAGATATGGTTGGTCACCTTACAGTTGAAGACTCGAATATGTCCTTCCAGTACGGGCCATTGGCACTTGCGATGAAGTTCGGAGGGCTCTTTCTGCTGAACGAAATCGACCTGCTCGACCCAGCGACCGCAGCCGGTTTGAATGGCATTCTGGACGGCGATCCGTTGTGTATTCCCGAGAACGGTGGGGAAGTAATCAAGCCACATCCGCTGTTTAGGTTTGCTGCAACAGCCAACACGAATGGCACTAGTGATGAGACCGGTCTCTATCAAGGGACACTTCGGCAAAACCTGGCTTTCATGGACCGCTTTTGGCTCTGTGAAATTGGCTATCCAAAGCCCAAGGATGAAAGAGAACTGCTGCATCGAAAGGCTTCTAGACTGCCGAAGGAAGTGCGGACCAAAATGGTGGAATACGCCAATGAGGTTCGCAAGCTTTTCATGGGTGAAGCTGACGGGAATTACCGCGACACTATCGAAGTGACCTTCTCGACCCGTACCCTCATTCGCTGGGCAGATCTCACTGTCCGTTTCCAACCTCTTGCAAGGCAAGGCATCCAGCCTGTGACCTACGCGCTTGATCGTGCTCTTGGCTACCGAGCCACACCTGAGACACGGACAGTGCTGCATGAACTGGCTCAACGCTTCTTTCCACAAGAAAACAAGGAGTAA
- a CDS encoding IS3 family transposase (programmed frameshift): MSRKRRNFTAEFKTRVALDALSGEHTLSELASRYGVHPNQVSQWKKQAKEQIVAGFAGKAQKTQQSDEARIKELHAKIGQLTVEKDFLQQAFKDMSCERRRDIVDKGHPMLSVRRQCEILKLHRSTYYYQPIGESASNLALMKRIDELFLELPFFGSRQMRNILRDEGHQLGRNRVRRLMRKMGLMAVYQKPRTSQPHPQHKTYPYLLRGKAITRPNQVWCADITYIPMKRGFLYLVAIMDWHSRAVLSWRLSNTMEADFCVSALEEALNRYGVPEIFNTDQGSQFTSYEFTRTLREAGARISMDGRGRWMDNVMIERLWRSLKYECVYLRELETGSELRQALAWWIDFYNNRRPHKAFDGRKPMEIYQEGPKPEGVPPLAWPHKAA, from the exons ATGTCCAGGAAAAGAAGGAACTTTACCGCCGAATTCAAGACCCGTGTCGCGTTGGATGCCTTGTCCGGCGAACACACCCTGTCCGAGCTCGCCAGCAGGTACGGCGTGCATCCCAACCAGGTTTCCCAGTGGAAGAAGCAGGCCAAGGAGCAGATCGTAGCTGGCTTTGCGGGCAAGGCCCAAAAGACCCAACAAAGCGATGAGGCCCGGATAAAAGAGCTTCACGCCAAGATCGGCCAGCTCACGGTGGAGAAGGATTTTTTGCAACAAGCCTTC AAAGATATGAGCTGCGAGCGAAGGCGAGACATCGTCGACAAGGGGCATCCGATGCTCAGTGTTCGACGGCAGTGCGAAATCCTCAAGCTGCACCGCTCAACGTACTATTACCAGCCGATCGGCGAGTCCGCGTCCAACTTGGCGCTCATGAAGCGCATCGACGAGTTGTTCCTGGAGTTGCCGTTCTTCGGCTCCCGGCAGATGCGCAACATCCTGCGCGATGAGGGCCATCAACTCGGGCGCAATCGCGTCCGGCGGCTCATGCGCAAGATGGGGTTGATGGCGGTCTATCAGAAGCCGCGAACCAGCCAGCCTCATCCGCAGCACAAGACGTATCCGTATCTGCTGCGCGGCAAGGCGATCACGAGGCCGAACCAGGTGTGGTGCGCCGACATCACGTACATCCCGATGAAGCGGGGCTTCCTGTACCTCGTGGCGATCATGGACTGGCACAGCCGCGCGGTGCTCTCCTGGCGGCTGTCGAACACCATGGAAGCGGACTTCTGCGTGTCCGCCCTGGAGGAGGCCCTGAACCGCTACGGCGTGCCCGAAATCTTCAACACGGACCAAGGCTCGCAGTTTACGAGCTACGAGTTCACACGGACGCTCCGGGAAGCCGGAGCCCGCATCTCCATGGACGGCCGCGGCCGCTGGATGGACAACGTCATGATCGAACGCCTGTGGCGATCACTGAAATACGAATGCGTGTATCTGCGGGAATTGGAAACGGGAAGCGAGTTGCGGCAGGCCCTGGCCTGGTGGATCGATTTCTACAACAACCGCCGCCCACACAAGGCGTTTGACGGCAGAAAGCCGATGGAGATATATCAGGAAGGCCCCAAGCCAGAGGGGGTACCCCCTCTGGCTTGGCCCCACAAGGCGGCGTAG
- a CDS encoding CopG family ribbon-helix-helix protein, with the protein MQEIIRARVDTALKNKFEAIAKREGKNSSHLLREFMADFVARHEEQVKRHDETLLAIESIEAGRFVEGDEVFAWMDSWGTETEMDVPECK; encoded by the coding sequence ATGCAGGAAATCATACGGGCGCGTGTTGATACCGCCCTTAAGAACAAGTTCGAGGCAATAGCCAAGCGTGAAGGGAAAAATTCCAGCCATCTCCTGCGGGAGTTTATGGCTGACTTTGTCGCCAGGCATGAAGAACAGGTCAAACGACATGACGAAACACTGCTGGCGATCGAAAGTATAGAGGCTGGCCGGTTCGTCGAAGGCGACGAGGTCTTTGCCTGGATGGATAGCTGGGGGACTGAAACGGAAATGGACGTTCCTGAATGCAAATAA
- a CDS encoding ERF family protein, translating to MMEPQLNSPEITELAEAMIQVQQTLSPALKDAENTFTNSRYATLHSVMNACRDALIEHGIWLTQYPVSVEANQLGLVTKIVHAETGQWQASLLTMSLPKNDPQGYGSAMTYARRYGLSALIGIVTEKDDDGELASHQREPHNSGFSPRNNGMNFTASQPKAAPKGSGTGMASLPRLDGVQYRNGTANDGKQCVLATGDTHSKKEFLRKAGFRWDGTRKVWWRYADAA from the coding sequence ATGATGGAACCACAATTGAATTCCCCGGAAATCACGGAATTGGCAGAGGCCATGATCCAGGTGCAGCAGACTCTTTCACCAGCACTGAAGGATGCAGAGAACACTTTTACCAACAGTCGGTACGCAACACTTCATTCGGTCATGAATGCGTGCCGAGATGCGTTGATTGAGCACGGTATTTGGCTCACACAGTATCCGGTATCGGTCGAGGCTAATCAACTCGGTCTTGTAACCAAGATCGTCCACGCTGAAACAGGCCAATGGCAGGCGTCGCTTTTAACTATGTCGCTGCCGAAGAATGACCCCCAAGGATATGGTTCTGCCATGACCTATGCACGTCGATACGGATTGTCTGCTTTGATAGGGATCGTGACTGAAAAAGACGATGACGGAGAATTGGCCTCGCATCAGAGAGAACCGCACAACTCTGGTTTTTCACCCCGGAATAACGGGATGAATTTTACCGCGTCACAGCCAAAAGCGGCTCCCAAGGGTAGTGGTACTGGCATGGCCAGTCTGCCCCGGCTTGATGGCGTCCAGTATCGAAATGGTACAGCCAATGACGGCAAGCAATGTGTACTCGCAACCGGAGATACTCATTCCAAGAAAGAATTCCTGCGTAAGGCTGGATTCCGCTGGGATGGCACGCGCAAGGTCTGGTGGAGGTATGCAGATGCAGCCTGA
- a CDS encoding WYL domain-containing protein, translating to MVQGSEPTSADVILKGSIDYTPQEQILTTLLNAIAAKDVCEIKYKRLGRKEEKLHYFAPLKIKSYREALYATGWKVDIRSKEAEPIHEMHLPIHRFTAAEPIRKKHSIIDDEKPHYFGFPECEPFRVKVRFSPEAGTYIKERQWSSDQAITDLADGQCELEVTAQSETEVLSWVLGFGANAEVVEPASLRQAVEAELISMTKTYNS from the coding sequence CTGGTCCAAGGAAGTGAACCCACTTCTGCTGACGTCATTCTAAAAGGCAGCATCGACTACACGCCACAGGAGCAAATCCTCACCACTCTGCTTAATGCTATCGCAGCCAAAGACGTGTGCGAGATCAAATACAAGAGGCTGGGGCGAAAAGAAGAAAAGCTCCATTATTTCGCTCCTCTTAAAATCAAATCATACCGTGAAGCATTGTATGCTACTGGCTGGAAAGTGGATATCCGCTCGAAAGAAGCAGAGCCAATTCACGAAATGCATCTCCCCATTCATCGCTTCACTGCCGCTGAGCCAATTAGGAAAAAGCATTCAATCATTGATGATGAGAAGCCACACTACTTCGGCTTCCCGGAATGCGAACCGTTCCGAGTAAAAGTACGTTTTTCCCCTGAAGCCGGAACGTATATCAAGGAGCGGCAGTGGAGTTCAGATCAGGCGATAACAGATTTGGCCGATGGCCAATGTGAGCTTGAAGTTACGGCGCAGAGTGAGACTGAGGTGCTGTCTTGGGTACTGGGATTTGGTGCGAATGCCGAAGTTGTTGAACCGGCTTCGCTTCGGCAGGCTGTGGAGGCCGAATTAATCTCGATGACAAAGACATATAACAGCTAG
- a CDS encoding DUF3150 domain-containing protein has product MDTHTDITALDNLMALNLDVNIWTARKKLTPADFGGASLPPEELASLGSKKICNPQELRIFGTLKARAVNLLDRIGIRFLGGWAIPEDKADDIVSELTAIRDDFLAAKEQFLYRYDEAVRDWISQHPGWESLIGSSTVSADYVRSRIGFKWQLFKLLPPTDDAVHQGLQDEVKDLGGTLFNEVAKAATDTWKRCFEGKDKVTHKALSPLRSIHTKLAGLSFVEPRVVPVVDLLDTAFTRVPTRGYIHGSALVMLQGVVSLLRDPATLVAHGQKILDGNEANDILAGLVADTIPALPETESTPKTDFVPEPIHQHQIDSHGLW; this is encoded by the coding sequence ATGGATACCCATACAGATATTACTGCGCTCGACAATTTGATGGCCCTGAACCTGGACGTAAACATCTGGACAGCTCGCAAAAAGCTGACACCGGCAGATTTTGGTGGTGCAAGCCTGCCTCCTGAAGAGCTTGCTTCGCTTGGCAGTAAGAAAATATGTAACCCTCAGGAACTGCGTATCTTCGGGACGCTGAAAGCCCGTGCTGTGAATTTGCTGGATAGAATAGGTATTCGCTTTCTCGGTGGATGGGCTATTCCTGAGGACAAAGCCGATGACATTGTGTCGGAATTGACCGCGATCCGTGACGACTTCCTGGCTGCAAAAGAGCAGTTCCTCTACCGGTATGATGAAGCTGTACGAGACTGGATCTCGCAACATCCTGGTTGGGAGAGTTTGATTGGCAGCTCCACGGTCAGTGCGGATTACGTGCGCAGTCGTATCGGCTTCAAGTGGCAGTTGTTCAAGCTGTTACCTCCAACGGATGATGCCGTACACCAGGGGTTGCAGGATGAAGTCAAAGACCTTGGTGGGACTCTCTTCAATGAGGTGGCTAAAGCCGCTACGGATACATGGAAGAGATGCTTTGAAGGAAAAGACAAGGTGACACACAAAGCCTTATCTCCCTTACGCTCCATCCACACCAAGCTGGCAGGCCTGAGCTTCGTAGAGCCACGAGTCGTGCCGGTTGTAGATTTGTTAGATACGGCATTCACCCGTGTGCCTACTCGTGGATACATCCATGGCAGCGCATTGGTCATGCTTCAGGGAGTTGTGTCGTTGCTTCGAGATCCGGCAACCTTGGTAGCTCATGGGCAGAAGATTCTCGATGGCAATGAGGCCAACGATATCTTAGCGGGTTTGGTTGCGGATACGATTCCTGCATTACCGGAGACTGAGTCTACACCAAAAACTGACTTCGTTCCTGAGCCGATTCATCAGCATCAGATCGACAGCCATGGGCTCTGGTGA
- a CDS encoding type II toxin-antitoxin system RelE/ParE family toxin, whose product MQIRFSPESVQDLKRLHDFLAQHDPEVARTTVLNLKAAINRFAEMPHIGHPLEEIEGVREFVFGRYIVRYHVKEEVVYILRFWHSKESR is encoded by the coding sequence ATGCAAATAAGGTTTTCCCCTGAGTCTGTTCAAGACTTGAAGCGTCTTCACGATTTTCTGGCTCAACATGATCCAGAAGTCGCCCGTACCACTGTTCTCAACCTGAAGGCCGCGATTAATCGTTTTGCTGAGATGCCCCACATAGGGCATCCGCTTGAAGAGATTGAAGGTGTCCGAGAGTTCGTCTTTGGGCGATATATTGTGCGCTACCACGTGAAAGAAGAGGTAGTGTATATCCTGCGATTCTGGCACTCGAAAGAATCACGATAA
- a CDS encoding type ISP restriction/modification enzyme, whose translation MISEYIEGLSKKYNSGISREHAYRSDLEKLIANLADVTVINEPANVTDCGNPDYVLIKNKTPVGYIEAKDIGKNLNSNQYKEQFDRYKKALDNLIITDYITFQFYRQGFLTSEIEIAHIVEGRIVPKKDNFEEFKSLIRDFSAFVGQTISSPKTLAKLMAGKARLFEHILDNALSSDDESQDNTELKQQYAAFKEVLLHSLTPKEFADIYAQTLAYGLFAARLNDKTLDDFSRFEAADLIPKTNPFLRKLFQYIATYDIDSRIERPLDNLADVFRATDIDALLKKFGTKRNRKDPIIHFYETFLSEYSPNLRKARGVWYTPEAVVDFIVRATDDILKSDFGLKGGISDTAKTEIKVKDNRQKKYVTKEVHKVQVLDPAAGTGTFLAQVVKHIFDNQFVNMKGAWSQYVEQDLIPRVNGFEILMASYAMAHLKLDLLLRETGYKPINEQRFKVYLTNTLEEYQPYAGSLLALAGWLSHESQEADGIKRDCPVMCILGNPPYKGESENKGSNYEWIERLMLDYKKEPGSRSRLKEKNSKWINDDHVKFIRYSQSLVQKNGEGILAFINPHGFLDNPTFRGMRWSLLKSFEKIYIIDLHGNSNKKEKAPDGSPDKNIFDIKQGVSINIFVRSKSKKANTLAQVHHVDVYGDRKKKYDFLWKNSLKDISFSSIKNVGPEYYFVPRDYELKKKYDKGFSVADLFHVNGNGIITKRDKLCVQFTESKAYDAAYDICNMDKDGFYLKYGLPKDVRDWKYDWARKDIMDSGCNKKNVRRINYRPYDSRYIYYTGRARGFVGWPVYEIMSNYIDKKNIGLLVSKSTKDAQFNHVFVTDSVSEAIFLSSTTGSNAMNLPLYIYKKNSNGENCRVSNLNLDILDIFSSKVKMTFDEEGGDLVNSFGPSDVFDYVYAYLHSSAYRKRFNEFLKSGYPRVPYPSSITAFSELQSIGKMLREVHLLNFETNNNSSLCGFPVSGDNTIRTKICAKDFEITSRDDLLGRVWINEDQYFDGIPLQVWEYRLGGYHPVQKWLKSRKGMSLSFDDIIHFKKINESITKSIELTNLVDQFLCK comes from the coding sequence TGGAATTTCTAGAGAGCATGCTTATAGGTCCGATTTAGAAAAATTAATCGCAAATCTTGCTGATGTTACAGTTATCAATGAGCCTGCAAATGTAACGGATTGTGGCAATCCAGACTATGTTTTAATTAAAAATAAAACCCCTGTTGGGTACATTGAAGCTAAAGACATTGGTAAAAATTTAAATTCAAACCAATATAAAGAGCAGTTTGATAGATATAAAAAGGCTCTCGATAATTTAATAATCACTGACTACATTACCTTTCAGTTTTATAGACAAGGATTCTTAACGTCCGAAATAGAAATCGCCCATATTGTCGAAGGCCGGATTGTCCCTAAAAAAGATAATTTTGAAGAATTCAAATCTTTAATACGAGATTTTAGTGCATTTGTTGGACAGACGATTAGTTCTCCAAAGACACTTGCTAAACTCATGGCGGGGAAAGCAAGACTTTTTGAACATATTTTAGACAATGCTTTGTCGTCTGATGACGAAAGCCAAGATAATACTGAGCTGAAGCAACAATATGCTGCATTCAAAGAGGTTCTTCTGCACAGCCTCACTCCTAAAGAGTTTGCCGATATTTATGCTCAAACTTTGGCTTACGGCCTTTTTGCAGCACGGTTAAATGACAAAACACTAGATGATTTTAGCCGATTTGAAGCAGCGGATCTAATACCCAAAACCAACCCGTTTTTGAGAAAACTTTTCCAATATATAGCCACATACGACATCGATAGTCGTATTGAACGCCCTTTAGATAACCTTGCAGATGTTTTTCGAGCTACAGATATAGACGCTCTTTTGAAAAAGTTTGGCACTAAGAGAAATAGAAAAGATCCCATTATTCATTTTTACGAAACGTTTCTATCTGAATATAGTCCAAATTTGAGAAAAGCCAGAGGGGTTTGGTATACACCAGAAGCTGTTGTGGATTTTATTGTAAGAGCTACCGATGACATCCTCAAGTCAGATTTTGGATTAAAGGGTGGGATATCTGACACAGCTAAAACTGAAATAAAGGTGAAAGACAATAGACAAAAAAAATATGTCACTAAAGAAGTTCACAAAGTTCAAGTGCTCGATCCCGCAGCTGGAACTGGTACTTTTCTTGCCCAGGTCGTAAAGCATATATTTGACAATCAATTTGTAAATATGAAAGGGGCTTGGAGTCAGTATGTTGAACAGGATTTGATACCTAGGGTCAATGGTTTTGAAATTTTGATGGCTTCATATGCAATGGCGCATTTGAAACTTGACTTATTGTTACGAGAAACGGGCTACAAGCCAATCAATGAACAAAGATTCAAGGTATACCTGACGAATACCCTTGAAGAGTATCAACCATATGCGGGGTCACTACTTGCTCTTGCTGGATGGCTTAGTCATGAGTCGCAAGAGGCTGATGGAATTAAGCGGGACTGCCCTGTTATGTGCATTTTGGGTAATCCACCCTATAAAGGAGAGAGCGAAAATAAAGGTAGCAACTATGAGTGGATCGAGAGGTTAATGCTTGACTATAAAAAAGAACCAGGGAGCCGGTCTCGTCTAAAAGAGAAAAATTCTAAATGGATAAACGATGATCACGTCAAATTCATACGCTATAGTCAAAGCCTTGTGCAAAAAAATGGAGAAGGGATTCTTGCATTTATTAATCCTCACGGTTTTTTAGACAACCCAACATTTCGAGGTATGCGATGGAGTTTACTCAAATCTTTTGAGAAGATATATATTATTGATTTACACGGGAACTCTAATAAAAAAGAAAAAGCTCCAGATGGATCTCCCGATAAAAATATTTTTGACATTAAGCAAGGTGTTTCAATTAATATTTTTGTTCGATCGAAGAGCAAAAAAGCAAATACACTGGCGCAAGTGCACCATGTTGACGTGTATGGAGATAGGAAGAAGAAGTATGATTTTTTATGGAAAAATTCATTGAAGGACATCTCTTTCTCTTCAATTAAAAATGTTGGGCCAGAATATTATTTTGTGCCTCGTGATTATGAACTAAAGAAAAAGTATGACAAAGGTTTTTCTGTTGCAGATTTGTTCCATGTTAATGGGAATGGAATCATCACCAAACGCGATAAGCTATGTGTTCAATTCACAGAATCAAAGGCTTATGATGCTGCATATGATATCTGCAACATGGATAAGGATGGTTTTTATCTTAAATATGGTCTTCCAAAAGATGTCCGCGATTGGAAGTATGATTGGGCTCGTAAAGACATTATGGATAGTGGGTGTAACAAAAAAAATGTTAGGAGAATCAATTATAGACCTTATGACTCCCGTTATATTTATTACACAGGAAGAGCTCGTGGGTTTGTTGGGTGGCCCGTGTATGAGATAATGTCTAATTACATAGACAAAAAAAACATAGGCCTACTTGTTAGTAAGTCAACCAAAGACGCTCAATTTAACCATGTTTTTGTTACAGATAGTGTTTCTGAAGCTATCTTTCTGTCGAGCACAACAGGATCAAATGCAATGAATTTACCATTGTATATATATAAGAAAAATTCCAATGGCGAGAACTGTCGTGTTTCAAATCTGAATTTAGATATTTTAGATATTTTTTCAAGTAAAGTTAAAATGACGTTCGATGAAGAAGGTGGGGATTTGGTTAATTCATTTGGCCCATCGGATGTGTTTGATTATGTATATGCATACCTACACTCTTCAGCGTATAGAAAAAGGTTTAACGAGTTCCTCAAGTCAGGCTATCCTAGGGTGCCATATCCAAGTTCTATTACTGCATTTTCTGAATTACAAAGCATCGGCAAAATGCTTAGAGAGGTGCATTTGTTGAACTTTGAAACCAACAACAATTCCTCTTTATGCGGTTTTCCTGTTAGTGGGGACAACACTATAAGAACTAAAATTTGTGCCAAGGATTTTGAAATTACTAGCCGGGACGATTTACTTGGGCGTGTGTGGATTAACGAGGATCAATACTTCGATGGTATACCCTTGCAGGTATGGGAATATCGCCTAGGCGGCTATCACCCTGTACAAAAATGGCTGAAATCAAGAAAAGGGATGTCACTTTCTTTTGATGACATCATTCATTTCAAAAAAATAAATGAATCAATTACTAAGAGTATTGAATTAACTAATTTAGTTGACCAGTTCCTATGCAAATAA
- the ltrA gene encoding group II intron reverse transcriptase/maturase, whose product MDSIQQEENILLAYRNIKSNKGSHTKGTDGRTIQSLASMHPKELVHCIRKKLSNYFPQSIRRVEIPKPDGRKRPLGIPTIGDRMVQQCILQILEPICEAKFFKHSYGFRPLRSAHHAVARAHFLTQVAHLHYVVDIDIKGFFDNIDHGKLLKQLWTLGIRDKSLLKVISKMLKAEIEGIGIPHKGTPQGGILSPLLANVVLNELDWWIASQWERHKTRYPYQPDKRDGSMGHMYEALKKTELKEVNIVRYADDFKLFCRNHNHARRVFSAVQLWLSERLGLEISPAKSRITNLRKSYSDFLGIKFKVRPKGSRSVKGVKKTRYVAKSRLADKAKQRIVDRVRQYVKGLQHSQEDDGPVFVHDYNSYVIGVHSYYSCATMCSMDFSEIAFLSLSIRKNRLSLRS is encoded by the coding sequence ATGGATTCAATTCAGCAAGAAGAAAACATCCTGCTCGCATACCGCAACATCAAGAGCAACAAGGGGAGTCATACCAAGGGCACAGACGGGCGCACGATTCAATCGTTGGCTTCGATGCACCCCAAGGAACTCGTGCATTGTATTCGTAAGAAACTGAGCAACTACTTTCCCCAAAGTATAAGACGAGTAGAGATACCAAAGCCTGATGGACGAAAGCGTCCCTTGGGTATTCCGACTATTGGAGACAGGATGGTGCAGCAATGCATTCTACAAATTCTGGAACCGATATGTGAAGCGAAGTTCTTTAAGCACAGCTATGGATTCCGGCCATTACGATCGGCACACCATGCCGTTGCCAGAGCGCACTTCCTCACACAGGTAGCTCACCTGCATTACGTAGTCGACATTGATATCAAGGGATTCTTTGACAATATCGATCACGGAAAATTGCTGAAACAGTTATGGACGTTGGGCATCAGAGATAAATCCCTCTTGAAGGTGATATCGAAAATGCTCAAGGCAGAAATAGAAGGCATTGGCATTCCTCACAAGGGAACACCGCAGGGCGGGATATTGTCTCCCCTCCTTGCCAATGTGGTCTTGAATGAATTGGACTGGTGGATTGCCAGCCAATGGGAAAGGCACAAAACCCGATATCCGTACCAGCCTGATAAGCGGGACGGAAGTATGGGGCATATGTACGAAGCCTTGAAAAAGACTGAGTTAAAAGAGGTTAACATAGTTCGCTATGCTGACGACTTTAAGCTCTTCTGCCGTAACCATAACCACGCCCGCAGGGTGTTTTCAGCAGTGCAGTTGTGGCTTTCTGAGCGGCTGGGTTTAGAGATAAGCCCTGCAAAATCAAGGATAACGAATCTCAGAAAAAGTTATTCTGATTTTCTTGGTATCAAGTTCAAAGTCAGACCCAAAGGAAGTAGGAGCGTAAAAGGCGTTAAAAAAACGCGTTATGTCGCCAAATCGCGATTAGCCGACAAGGCCAAGCAACGAATTGTCGACAGAGTGCGTCAATATGTGAAGGGGCTACAGCACTCGCAAGAAGATGACGGGCCTGTTTTCGTTCACGATTACAATTCCTATGTCATTGGAGTGCATAGCTATTACAGCTGCGCGACCATGTGCAGTATGGACTTCTCAGAAATCGCCTTTCTCAGTCTCTCGATTCGCAAAAACAGGCTGTCTCTCAGGAGTTGA